The Methanofervidicoccus sp. A16 genome has a segment encoding these proteins:
- the eif1A gene encoding translation initiation factor eIF-1A: MENQEEVIRVRIPKKDQNEILGVIEQMLGASRVRVRCVDGKVRMGRIPGKLKRKIWIKEGDVVIVSPWEVQSDKKCDIIWRYTKNQVSWLEKKGYLKDLL; encoded by the coding sequence TTGGAAAATCAGGAAGAAGTAATTAGGGTGAGGATACCAAAAAAGGATCAGAATGAAATACTGGGAGTTATAGAGCAGATGCTCGGAGCCAGTAGGGTAAGGGTTAGATGTGTAGATGGAAAGGTTAGAATGGGTAGAATCCCTGGAAAGTTGAAGAGGAAGATATGGATAAAGGAGGGAGACGTTGTAATAGTGTCTCCCTGGGAGGTACAGTCTGACAAGAAGTGTGATATAATATGGAGATATACCAAGAACCAGGTTAGTTGGCTGGAAAAAAAAGGATATCTAAA
- a CDS encoding S26 family signal peptidase: MKSKKNIIIEWILFLVVFFIVWSHVNVVVSNSMYPVMKRGDLVVVENAYWEFNPEDVEVGDIVVYKAHWPLSGNRIDYILQINNKTLAVYSGDKTKPVIHRVIEKVNIDGSYYIITKGDNNPIYDPELVSLEQIKQRVITINGNPLIIPYVGYISIYLKKYIWVFLPLIIIWMIYDYIKDKIKNIKR, encoded by the coding sequence ATAAAATCTAAAAAAAATATTATTATTGAATGGATATTATTCTTAGTAGTTTTTTTCATTGTTTGGAGTCATGTCAACGTCGTAGTGTCTAACAGTATGTACCCTGTAATGAAGAGGGGCGATTTAGTAGTTGTAGAAAACGCATATTGGGAGTTTAATCCTGAAGATGTCGAAGTTGGAGATATTGTAGTGTACAAAGCCCACTGGCCTCTTAGTGGTAATAGAATAGATTATATCCTTCAGATAAATAATAAAACCTTGGCAGTGTATAGTGGAGATAAAACTAAACCTGTGATTCATAGGGTAATAGAAAAGGTAAATATTGATGGCAGTTATTACATAATTACAAAGGGAGATAACAATCCTATTTACGATCCAGAACTTGTGTCTTTAGAGCAGATAAAACAGAGGGTTATAACAATTAATGGAAATCCCTTAATAATTCCTTATGTAGGGTATATATCTATATACCTGAAAAAATATATATGGGTATTTCTGCCTTTAATAATTATATGGATGATCTACGACTATATTAAAGATAAGATAAAAAATATAAAAAGGTGA
- the selD gene encoding selenide, water dikinase SelD, whose amino-acid sequence MVITLSHKNTLKDVKLTKMVKLHGUACKLPNAQLEHLIQGIISEEDLRDVYIGLGDDGAVVLRGDIAIVKTVDVFTPIVDDPYLQGKIAGCNSTSDIYAMGVLDITGVLVIMGIPENLPVEVSREMLKGFQDFCRGEGTTVIGGHTILNPWPLIGGAVIGVGKKEDILTKGGAREGDKIVLTKPLGTQTAMALSRVEEEYISLLDIEDREREKIINKAIELMTFSNRKGLLALRELEREVGRRVGHAMTDITGFGILGHGNEMAKQSNVEIVIHTLPVIKGTERLAPLFGHPLLEGYGAETAGGLFISVDREYTEDLIEKLQKYGCYGFEVGEVKRKGVGKAYLSRDVKIVGVE is encoded by the coding sequence ATGGTGATAACATTGTCCCATAAAAACACCCTTAAAGATGTAAAACTTACAAAGATGGTAAAACTTCACGGTTGAGCATGTAAACTTCCCAACGCCCAGTTAGAGCACCTTATACAGGGAATTATCTCAGAGGAGGATTTAAGAGATGTCTATATTGGACTAGGAGATGACGGAGCAGTAGTTCTAAGGGGTGATATAGCCATAGTAAAGACAGTGGATGTCTTTACACCGATAGTGGACGATCCCTACCTTCAGGGAAAGATTGCAGGTTGCAACTCTACAAGTGATATCTACGCTATGGGGGTGTTAGATATAACTGGAGTATTGGTAATTATGGGTATACCAGAGAATCTTCCAGTGGAGGTTTCAAGGGAGATGTTAAAGGGATTCCAAGACTTCTGTAGAGGTGAAGGAACCACAGTGATAGGAGGGCATACTATTCTCAACCCATGGCCTCTTATAGGAGGTGCAGTGATAGGAGTAGGTAAGAAAGAAGACATACTTACCAAGGGGGGAGCCAGAGAGGGAGATAAGATAGTACTTACAAAACCTCTAGGTACTCAGACTGCAATGGCGCTCTCAAGGGTAGAAGAGGAGTATATCTCATTACTGGATATAGAGGATAGAGAGAGGGAGAAGATAATAAATAAAGCCATAGAGTTGATGACATTCTCCAACAGAAAGGGATTGTTAGCCCTTAGAGAACTTGAGAGAGAGGTAGGTAGGAGGGTAGGCCATGCAATGACTGACATTACAGGCTTCGGTATATTAGGCCACGGTAATGAGATGGCTAAACAGAGTAACGTTGAGATAGTGATACATACACTACCTGTAATAAAGGGTACCGAGCGCCTAGCCCCTCTCTTTGGACATCCATTGTTGGAGGGGTATGGAGCAGAGACTGCAGGGGGTCTTTTTATATCCGTAGATAGGGAGTACACTGAAGATCTCATAGAGAAACTTCAGAAGTATGGGTGTTATGGGTTTGAAGTTGGAGAGGTTAAAAGAAAGGGCGTTGGGAAGGCGTATCTAAGTAGAGACGTAAAGATAGTAGGTGTAGAGTAG
- a CDS encoding SDR family oxidoreductase, with amino-acid sequence MRILVTGGAGFIGSHVVDHLLKNNYTVIVLDNLSTGNIKNLNKKVKFIKGDIRDKNLDFRDIDGVIHLGAQVNVRTSLEKPLYDCDVNVMGTLNILETIRRYDVEKIVFASSVAVYGDPKYLPVDEEHPKKPLSPYGLSKYCGERYIELYGDLYGIDYTILRYSNVYGERQDPRGESGVVSIFIESMLKGKVPTIYGDGYQTRDFVYVGDVARGTIMALNWKNKVVNIGTGKETSINQLYNTISDILDFKEKPIYSDPREGEIYRMVVNIERALDLQWKPIVDLREGIRRTIEWMKEYLRGTC; translated from the coding sequence GTGAGAATACTTGTCACAGGTGGTGCTGGATTTATAGGGAGCCATGTTGTAGATCATCTCCTAAAAAATAACTATACCGTTATAGTTTTGGACAATCTCAGCACTGGAAATATAAAAAACCTAAATAAAAAGGTTAAATTCATAAAAGGAGATATTAGGGATAAAAATTTAGATTTTAGAGATATAGACGGAGTTATTCACCTAGGTGCCCAGGTGAACGTTAGAACCTCCTTAGAAAAACCTCTCTACGACTGCGATGTAAATGTTATGGGAACTCTAAATATTCTAGAAACTATTAGGAGATACGACGTTGAAAAGATAGTTTTTGCCTCCTCTGTTGCGGTGTATGGAGATCCAAAGTATCTACCAGTGGATGAGGAGCACCCTAAGAAGCCCTTAAGTCCATATGGGTTGAGTAAGTACTGCGGTGAGAGATATATAGAACTATATGGTGATCTCTACGGTATAGACTACACTATTTTAAGGTATTCAAATGTCTATGGAGAGAGGCAGGATCCAAGGGGGGAATCTGGAGTTGTAAGTATCTTCATAGAGAGTATGCTTAAGGGTAAGGTACCTACTATCTACGGAGATGGGTATCAAACGAGGGATTTTGTATATGTTGGAGATGTTGCAAGGGGCACCATTATGGCTTTAAATTGGAAGAATAAGGTAGTGAACATCGGTACAGGAAAGGAAACTTCTATCAATCAGTTGTATAATACAATATCAGATATTTTAGATTTTAAGGAGAAACCTATATATTCAGATCCTCGAGAAGGTGAGATATATAGAATGGTGGTAAATATAGAGAGGGCCTTAGATCTCCAATGGAAACCTATTGTTGACTTAAGGGAGGGCATTAGGAGAACTATAGAGTGGATGAAGGAGTATTTAAGAGGAACATGCTAG
- the hmdC gene encoding 5,10-methenyltetrahydromethanopterin hydrogenase cofactor biosynthesis protein HmdC: MRDIIKEAVNSLDACLELRREVIKRILRGKLSESDIIEIVDTVDDLSMEDIQKLGSNFRRFPLGCDVVEIGVGPCASSLTLRELLENCTLADYIGFPIHVCAYALGDIGERVGISPLEVFKRIYEMVKVPIDLDHFGMYGPMRFPKEITHCYGECYYLGGPFRECPRGRIHGRLIEKENEYSHEFHQWIELASTVCINVVEEQGGTGHAPPLEEMKVVAEACKKYGKGLEGIFHIGDGYDDLIEGIKSCIELDVDVFVIEGAPFNCAKDRLKAFAKATTVSRILVKGGVVGTNGAYEDECRVGLRSGLNVILSGFKDNHHGYMCGYSPRSAKRGNFGLPRVLSIIKEEIEGNKLDTALMDSTLSKAIVRGCKFLNYRGDSMIYPNTLGSFFIGDAHWVAFRNSNFYRIERYDKTLDDIERVDRLGLLGGRYIAWAMSKVLEPEEVYISDPDPWVERSTVKVLRDAGIDAYGCNGRDEEVLKNADKTYITSFIPEIVLKIKRRFKGERNLESLI; encoded by the coding sequence ATGAGAGATATAATAAAGGAGGCTGTTAACAGTTTAGATGCATGTTTAGAGTTAAGGAGAGAGGTTATTAAAAGGATACTTAGAGGAAAATTATCTGAAAGTGATATAATAGAGATAGTGGATACAGTAGATGATCTAAGTATGGAAGATATTCAGAAACTTGGAAGTAACTTCAGGAGGTTCCCCCTAGGTTGTGATGTAGTGGAGATTGGAGTAGGTCCCTGTGCCTCCTCATTGACACTTAGGGAACTCCTAGAGAACTGCACCCTGGCAGATTATATAGGTTTTCCCATTCATGTATGTGCCTATGCCCTTGGAGATATAGGGGAGAGGGTGGGAATATCTCCTTTAGAGGTCTTTAAGAGGATCTATGAGATGGTGAAGGTGCCCATAGATCTTGATCACTTCGGTATGTACGGTCCAATGAGGTTTCCCAAGGAAATAACCCACTGTTATGGAGAGTGCTACTACCTTGGAGGGCCCTTTAGAGAGTGTCCAAGGGGTAGGATACATGGGAGACTGATAGAGAAGGAGAATGAGTATTCCCACGAGTTCCACCAGTGGATAGAACTTGCCTCCACAGTGTGTATAAACGTTGTAGAGGAGCAGGGGGGGACGGGACATGCCCCTCCACTTGAGGAGATGAAGGTTGTGGCAGAGGCCTGTAAAAAATACGGTAAAGGGTTAGAGGGAATATTTCATATTGGGGATGGATACGATGATCTTATAGAGGGTATTAAATCCTGTATTGAATTGGATGTAGATGTATTTGTCATCGAGGGGGCACCATTTAACTGTGCAAAGGATAGATTGAAGGCATTTGCAAAGGCGACAACTGTAAGTCGTATACTTGTTAAGGGAGGGGTTGTAGGTACAAATGGTGCCTACGAGGATGAGTGTAGAGTGGGACTTAGAAGTGGGTTAAATGTAATACTCAGTGGTTTTAAGGATAACCACCATGGTTATATGTGTGGATACTCCCCAAGGAGTGCTAAAAGGGGGAACTTTGGACTTCCAAGGGTGTTGAGTATAATAAAGGAGGAGATTGAGGGTAATAAGTTGGATACTGCTCTAATGGACAGTACCCTATCTAAGGCTATAGTGAGAGGATGTAAGTTTTTAAACTATAGAGGAGATAGTATGATATATCCTAACACCCTTGGAAGCTTCTTTATAGGTGATGCCCACTGGGTGGCATTTAGAAATAGTAATTTCTATAGGATAGAGAGATACGATAAAACCTTGGACGATATTGAAAGGGTTGATAGACTGGGATTACTGGGAGGTAGGTATATAGCCTGGGCAATGTCAAAGGTTTTAGAACCTGAGGAGGTGTATATCAGCGATCCAGATCCCTGGGTGGAGAGATCTACTGTAAAGGTACTTAGAGACGCTGGGATAGATGCCTATGGATGCAATGGAAGGGATGAAGAGGTACTGAAAAATGCAGATAAGACTTATATAACCTCCTTTATCCCTGAGATAGTACTGAAGATTAAAAGAAGATTCAAGGGCGAACGGAATTTAGAGAGTTTGATATAA
- a CDS encoding 3-isopropylmalate dehydratase small subunit, which translates to MEWIIEGRAWVFGDNIDTDAILPARYLVYTTEEELARYAMTGVDPEFPKKAKEGDIIVGGKNFGSGSSREHAPMGLKGLGISLVIAESFARIFYRNAINIGLPLLECKGIRRHVKEGDILRVDLNRGIVKNLTTGVELEAQRLPEFMMEILKDGGLMPYLKKRKLKGY; encoded by the coding sequence ATGGAGTGGATAATAGAGGGTAGAGCATGGGTATTTGGCGATAACATAGATACAGATGCCATCCTGCCAGCGAGGTATCTGGTATATACCACAGAGGAGGAGTTGGCAAGGTATGCGATGACTGGTGTAGATCCTGAGTTTCCCAAGAAGGCTAAAGAGGGAGATATTATAGTAGGGGGAAAGAACTTCGGTTCAGGGAGTTCAAGGGAGCATGCTCCAATGGGTTTGAAGGGTTTAGGTATTTCCTTAGTGATTGCAGAGAGTTTTGCAAGGATATTCTACAGGAATGCTATTAATATAGGCCTTCCACTTTTGGAGTGTAAGGGGATAAGGAGACATGTTAAAGAAGGGGATATTTTAAGGGTGGATCTTAATAGGGGGATTGTGAAAAACCTTACAACAGGTGTAGAGTTAGAGGCTCAGAGATTGCCAGAGTTTATGATGGAGATCTTAAAGGATGGAGGGTTGATGCCCTACTTAAAGAAGAGGAAGTTAAAGGGTTATTAA